The following are encoded together in the Nocardia sp. XZ_19_385 genome:
- a CDS encoding DUF349 domain-containing protein — protein MSDSNGTAKATQQSSPTPPAPQAPPAATPQASATPTPGPRPFGAPKPGGPTPHPKPHAVKPAPGQAQAHPHPVVVPAVTDPSAWGRVDEDGTAWVKTAEGERVVGSWQAGDAAEGLAHFGRRFDDLATEVALLEARLAAGADARKTKAAAVTLAESLPTAAVIGDVEGLARRLQAIAEHSEEAAAHAKEEKERAKHEHTERKEALCAEAEKIAGESTQWKAAGDRLREILDEWKSIRGVDRKVDDALWKRYSKAREAFNRRRGAHFAELDRERASAKTRKEELCVRAEELSGSTDWSGTAAVFRDLLTEWKSAGRAPREADEALWRRFKSAQDVFFAARNAAVSERDAEFDHNATAKEELLRAYEHIDPANGLDGARAALRELQDKWDAIGKVPRERIQELEGKLRTIEKRVREAADAQWRRSDPEAMARAAQFRERVAQFEEQAAKAQAAGNKRDAEKALAQAQQWREWAEAAEGAVSNL, from the coding sequence ATGAGCGACAGCAACGGAACCGCGAAGGCCACGCAGCAGAGTTCACCCACCCCGCCGGCTCCGCAAGCTCCGCCGGCTGCCACCCCCCAGGCCTCCGCGACTCCCACACCCGGTCCGCGCCCGTTCGGCGCCCCCAAGCCCGGCGGCCCCACCCCCCATCCCAAGCCGCATGCGGTGAAGCCCGCTCCGGGCCAGGCCCAAGCGCATCCGCATCCCGTCGTGGTGCCCGCTGTCACCGATCCCAGCGCTTGGGGCCGGGTCGACGAGGACGGCACCGCCTGGGTGAAAACCGCTGAGGGCGAACGCGTCGTCGGTTCCTGGCAGGCCGGTGACGCCGCCGAAGGGTTGGCGCATTTCGGCCGCCGTTTCGACGATCTGGCCACCGAGGTGGCGCTGCTGGAAGCGCGCCTGGCCGCCGGCGCGGATGCCCGCAAGACCAAGGCCGCCGCCGTCACCCTCGCCGAGTCGCTGCCGACCGCCGCCGTGATCGGCGATGTCGAGGGGCTCGCACGCCGTCTGCAGGCCATCGCCGAGCACTCCGAAGAGGCAGCCGCGCACGCCAAGGAGGAGAAAGAACGCGCCAAGCACGAGCACACCGAGCGTAAGGAAGCGCTGTGCGCGGAGGCCGAGAAGATCGCCGGCGAATCGACGCAGTGGAAGGCCGCCGGTGATCGGCTGCGCGAAATCCTCGACGAGTGGAAGTCGATCCGCGGGGTGGACCGCAAGGTCGACGACGCCCTGTGGAAGCGCTACTCCAAGGCCCGTGAGGCGTTCAACCGGCGGCGCGGCGCGCACTTCGCCGAGCTGGACCGGGAACGCGCGTCCGCGAAGACCCGCAAGGAAGAGCTGTGCGTGCGCGCCGAGGAGCTGTCCGGCTCCACCGATTGGAGCGGCACCGCCGCCGTCTTCCGTGACCTGCTGACCGAGTGGAAATCCGCCGGCCGCGCCCCCCGCGAAGCCGACGAAGCGCTGTGGCGGCGTTTCAAGAGCGCCCAGGACGTGTTCTTCGCCGCCCGCAACGCCGCGGTCTCCGAACGTGACGCCGAGTTCGACCACAACGCCACCGCCAAGGAAGAGCTGCTGCGCGCCTACGAGCACATCGACCCGGCCAACGGCTTGGACGGCGCCCGCGCCGCCCTGCGCGAACTGCAGGACAAGTGGGACGCCATCGGCAAGGTCCCGCGCGAACGCATCCAGGAACTCGAAGGCAAGCTCCGCACCATCGAGAAGCGCGTCCGCGAAGCCGCCGACGCCCAATGGCGCCGCAGCGACCCCGAGGCCATGGCCCGCGCCGCCCAATTCCGCGAACGAGTCGCCCAGTTCGAGGAGCAAGCCGCCAAAGCCCAAGCCGCCGGCAACAAACGTGACGCGGAAAAGGCCCTCGCCCAAGCCCAGCAGTGGCGCGAATGGGCCGAAGCCGCAGAAGGCGCCGTCAGCAACCTCTAA
- a CDS encoding TrmH family RNA methyltransferase produces MTQNSRHRPGRSEDNGGRRVSTRNASVQVWQAYLTNRNTRNRDSRFLVHGVRPITQAIANDWPLETLLYRLGTPELSSWARELLDTTDVPCVGLVPELMAELGEKSTGTPEVVAVAESRQDSLETFEPGEPGDFPIIVVFDRPNSPGNLGTLIRSADAFGASGVIVTGHGADQYDPQAVRASTGSLFAMPVLRAAGAAQVVAFRDRQIQRGIPTRIVGTDEHGTHAIYDQDFTEATILVVGNETSGMSQAWLEACDDLLSIPMGGTASSLGAPSAGAVALYEISRQRRTFAR; encoded by the coding sequence GTGACCCAGAACTCTCGGCACCGGCCGGGCCGCTCCGAGGACAACGGCGGCAGGCGAGTGAGCACCCGCAACGCCTCGGTCCAGGTCTGGCAGGCGTATCTGACCAATCGCAACACCAGGAACCGCGACTCCCGCTTCCTGGTGCATGGCGTGCGCCCGATCACTCAGGCCATCGCCAACGACTGGCCGCTGGAAACGCTGCTGTACCGTCTCGGCACCCCCGAATTGTCCAGCTGGGCAAGGGAATTGCTCGACACCACCGACGTTCCGTGCGTCGGACTGGTCCCGGAACTGATGGCCGAACTCGGCGAGAAGTCCACGGGCACACCGGAAGTGGTGGCCGTCGCGGAGTCCCGGCAGGACAGCCTCGAGACCTTCGAACCCGGCGAGCCGGGAGATTTCCCGATCATCGTGGTATTCGATCGCCCCAACTCACCCGGCAACCTCGGCACCCTGATCCGCTCGGCCGACGCGTTCGGCGCGAGCGGCGTGATCGTCACCGGCCACGGCGCCGACCAGTACGACCCGCAGGCCGTACGCGCCTCCACCGGTTCACTTTTCGCGATGCCGGTGCTCCGGGCCGCGGGCGCCGCGCAGGTCGTCGCCTTCCGAGACCGGCAGATCCAGCGCGGCATCCCCACCCGCATCGTCGGCACCGACGAGCACGGCACGCACGCGATCTACGACCAGGATTTCACCGAGGCCACCATCCTGGTGGTCGGCAACGAGACCAGCGGGATGAGCCAGGCGTGGCTGGAAGCCTGCGACGACCTGTTATCCATCCCGATGGGCGGCACCGCCAGCTCGCTGGGCGCGCCGTCGGCGGGCGCGGTCGCCCTGTACGAAATTTCCCGGCAACGCCGGACGTTTGCCAGATGA
- a CDS encoding glutamate ABC transporter substrate-binding protein: MRINRALRFGVGAIALALAASACGGGDEQSALDKAKDGKITVGIKYDQPGLGLRTKDGTFTGFDVEVAKYVADKLGVKPENIEFKEAPTPQRETLLENGQVDYIVGTYSINDKRKEKIDFAGPYFIAGQSLLVKQENTDITGPESLSGNKKLCSVKGSTPAQNVKTKYAKDVQLQEFDTYSLCVEALLNGSVDALTTDDIILAGFAAQSPGKLKLVGAPFSTEKYGIGVKKGDTELRGKINDAIEAMIKDGSWQKALDATVGPSGFKAQAAPAVDRY, encoded by the coding sequence ATGAGGATCAACCGTGCACTTCGCTTCGGCGTCGGGGCGATCGCCCTGGCGCTGGCCGCCTCCGCCTGTGGCGGCGGCGACGAGCAGTCCGCTCTCGACAAGGCCAAGGACGGCAAAATTACCGTCGGCATCAAGTACGACCAGCCCGGCCTGGGTCTGCGCACCAAGGACGGCACCTTCACCGGCTTCGATGTCGAGGTCGCCAAGTACGTCGCGGACAAGCTCGGCGTGAAGCCGGAAAACATCGAATTCAAGGAGGCCCCGACCCCGCAGCGCGAGACGCTGCTGGAGAACGGGCAGGTCGACTACATCGTCGGCACATACTCCATCAACGACAAGCGCAAAGAGAAGATCGATTTCGCCGGCCCGTACTTCATCGCGGGTCAGTCCCTGCTGGTGAAGCAGGAGAACACCGACATCACCGGTCCGGAATCGCTGAGCGGCAACAAGAAGCTGTGCTCGGTCAAGGGCTCCACCCCGGCGCAGAACGTGAAGACCAAGTACGCCAAGGACGTTCAGCTGCAGGAGTTCGACACCTACTCGCTGTGCGTCGAGGCGCTGCTCAACGGCTCGGTCGACGCGCTGACCACCGACGACATCATTCTCGCCGGTTTCGCCGCGCAGTCGCCCGGCAAGCTGAAGCTGGTCGGCGCCCCGTTCAGCACCGAGAAGTACGGCATCGGTGTGAAGAAGGGTGACACCGAGCTGCGCGGCAAGATCAACGACGCGATCGAAGCGATGATCAAGGACGGTTCCTGGCAGAAGGCGCTCGACGCCACCGTCGGGCCCTCCGGCTTCAAGGCTCAGGCCGCCCCGGCGGTCGACCGCTACTGA
- a CDS encoding VanZ family protein, with product MILTPAEGEQQVILVPLRDLFETVTEASSNTVIQVTANTVLFLPLGFLLPLRFPRLAGVVRVTLIGAALSASLEIAQYVLDLGRYTSIDDVLMNAAGAGIGAYLARLHANRPEPERSYSARILAKIG from the coding sequence ATGATTTTGACGCCTGCGGAGGGTGAGCAGCAGGTGATTCTGGTTCCGTTGCGGGATCTGTTCGAGACGGTCACCGAGGCGTCGAGCAACACCGTGATTCAGGTGACCGCGAATACGGTGTTGTTTCTGCCGTTGGGTTTTCTACTGCCGCTGCGGTTTCCGCGGTTGGCGGGTGTGGTGCGGGTGACGTTGATCGGGGCGGCTTTGTCGGCGTCGCTCGAGATCGCGCAGTACGTCCTGGATCTGGGGCGCTACACCTCGATCGATGACGTGCTCATGAACGCGGCGGGCGCGGGTATCGGGGCGTATCTGGCTCGGCTGCATGCCAACCGCCCGGAACCCGAGCGCTCCTACAGCGCCCGGATTCTCGCGAAGATCGGCTGA
- a CDS encoding amino acid ABC transporter ATP-binding protein, translating into MISMKTVDKHFGDLHVLRDINLEVPKGQVVIVLGPSGSGKSTLCRTINRLEPIDSGHIAIDGVPLPAEGKALAALRADVGMVFQSFNLFAHKTILENVMLAPMKVRKIKKEDARKRAMELLERVGIANQADKYPAQLSGGQQQRVAIARALAMNPKVMLFDEPTSALDPEMVNEVLDVMVALAKEGMTMLVVTHEMGFARRAGNRVLFMADGEVVEDATPDVFFTAPKSERAKDFLGKILSH; encoded by the coding sequence ATGATCTCCATGAAAACGGTGGACAAGCACTTCGGCGACCTGCATGTGCTGCGCGATATCAACCTCGAAGTGCCCAAGGGGCAGGTCGTGATCGTGCTCGGCCCGTCGGGTTCGGGTAAGTCGACGCTGTGCCGCACCATCAACCGGCTCGAGCCGATCGACTCCGGCCACATCGCCATCGACGGTGTGCCGCTGCCCGCAGAGGGCAAGGCCCTGGCCGCGTTGCGCGCCGATGTGGGCATGGTGTTCCAGTCGTTCAACCTCTTCGCGCACAAGACCATTCTCGAAAACGTGATGCTCGCACCGATGAAGGTGCGCAAGATCAAGAAGGAAGACGCCCGCAAGCGCGCCATGGAGCTGCTGGAGCGGGTCGGCATCGCCAACCAGGCCGACAAGTACCCCGCCCAGCTCTCCGGCGGCCAGCAGCAGCGTGTGGCGATCGCCCGCGCACTGGCGATGAACCCGAAGGTGATGTTGTTCGACGAGCCGACCTCGGCGCTGGACCCGGAAATGGTCAACGAGGTGCTCGACGTCATGGTGGCGCTTGCCAAGGAGGGGATGACGATGCTGGTCGTCACCCACGAAATGGGCTTCGCGCGCCGCGCCGGCAACCGGGTGCTGTTCATGGCCGACGGTGAGGTCGTCGAGGACGCCACTCCGGACGTCTTCTTCACCGCCCCGAAATCCGAGCGCGCCAAGGATTTCCTCGGCAAGATCTTGAGCCACTGA
- a CDS encoding class III extradiol dioxygenase subunit B-like domain-containing protein — protein MFSLAALVPSPPILVPELGGAVARTDADPVAPLREAALEAVRALDAAGEWVVVGIGDTAGSIGPGGGVGTFRGIGDTAGSIGPRDGVGTFRGFGADVRVAMSEAALLGQGDALTITGSRPSAAPDPAWPLSALIAAWLRGQAAPEAQGTAWFVEADRSAADCVQFGASLRASFDRDQTPVGVLVIADGSSKLTTKSPGYLNPQAAAVQEDLEKALAAGDVAALLALDPELCEEVGISGRAAYQVLAGLFAEDPAAPTSETLYQDAPFGVGYHVGLWQPGGAS, from the coding sequence GTGTTCTCCCTAGCGGCCCTGGTCCCGTCGCCGCCGATCCTGGTTCCCGAGCTCGGCGGGGCTGTCGCGCGCACGGACGCCGATCCGGTGGCGCCGCTGCGCGAAGCGGCGTTGGAGGCTGTTCGCGCGCTGGATGCGGCGGGGGAGTGGGTGGTCGTCGGGATCGGCGATACCGCGGGGAGCATAGGTCCGGGCGGCGGAGTCGGCACATTTCGCGGAATCGGCGATACCGCGGGAAGCATCGGCCCGCGCGACGGAGTCGGCACGTTCCGCGGATTCGGTGCTGATGTGCGGGTGGCGATGTCCGAAGCCGCCCTGCTGGGCCAGGGCGATGCCCTGACGATCACAGGCTCCAGGCCATCCGCGGCACCCGATCCGGCGTGGCCGCTGTCGGCATTGATCGCCGCCTGGCTGCGCGGGCAGGCCGCCCCCGAGGCGCAGGGGACCGCCTGGTTCGTCGAAGCCGACAGGTCCGCTGCCGATTGCGTGCAGTTCGGCGCCTCGCTGCGTGCGAGTTTCGACCGCGACCAGACGCCCGTCGGGGTACTGGTGATCGCGGATGGTTCATCGAAGCTGACCACCAAGTCGCCTGGCTATTTGAATCCGCAGGCGGCCGCGGTGCAAGAAGACCTCGAAAAGGCTTTGGCAGCAGGAGATGTGGCGGCTCTGCTCGCACTGGATCCGGAGCTCTGCGAAGAGGTCGGGATCTCCGGTCGCGCTGCCTATCAGGTGTTGGCGGGGCTGTTCGCCGAGGATCCCGCGGCCCCGACGTCTGAAACCCTGTACCAGGACGCCCCTTTCGGTGTCGGCTACCACGTCGGGCTCTGGCAACCGGGTGGTGCGTCGTGA
- a CDS encoding amino acid ABC transporter permease — protein sequence MFDLISRYDTKILEAFWVTIKLTAFSAVGALILGTIVAAMRVSPIPIARAVGTAYVTVFRNTPLTLIIVFCSLGLYSTLGWTLGSDQLTDTNYRWAIIGLSIYTAAFVCESLRSGINTVALGQSEAGRSLGLTFSQNLRFIVLPQAFRSVIAPLGSVLIALTKNSTVAAVIGVSEAALLMSEMLENEAALLAIGAIFALGFVVLTLPMGLLFGWLAKRFEVAR from the coding sequence GTGTTCGACTTGATCTCGCGGTATGACACCAAGATCCTCGAAGCCTTCTGGGTGACCATCAAACTGACCGCTTTCTCCGCGGTCGGCGCACTCATCCTGGGCACCATCGTCGCCGCAATGCGCGTGTCCCCCATCCCGATCGCTCGCGCGGTCGGCACCGCCTACGTCACCGTCTTCCGCAATACGCCGCTGACGCTGATCATCGTCTTCTGCTCGCTGGGCCTGTATTCCACGCTCGGCTGGACGCTCGGCAGTGACCAGCTCACCGACACCAACTACCGCTGGGCCATCATCGGCCTGTCGATCTACACCGCCGCGTTCGTCTGCGAATCGCTGCGTTCGGGTATCAACACCGTGGCGCTCGGCCAGTCCGAGGCGGGCCGTTCGCTCGGCTTGACCTTCAGCCAGAATCTGCGATTCATCGTGCTGCCGCAGGCTTTTCGTTCCGTCATCGCCCCGCTGGGCAGTGTGCTCATCGCGTTGACCAAGAACTCCACCGTGGCCGCGGTGATCGGCGTGTCCGAGGCCGCGCTGCTCATGTCGGAGATGCTGGAGAACGAGGCCGCGCTGCTGGCCATCGGCGCGATCTTCGCGCTCGGCTTCGTGGTGCTGACCCTGCCGATGGGCTTGCTGTTCGGCTGGCTCGCCAAGCGATTCGAGGTGGCCCGATGA
- a CDS encoding amino acid ABC transporter permease translates to MTKRASVLFDAPGPKARVRYLIYSVVVVAAVLAGGVWLFLQFQDKGQFTADKWRPFTESAIWETYLLPGIQGTLTAAVLSIVLALIVGMIFGILRMSEHRAMRGFAGTLVEVARSIPVLILMIFLYAIFSEYKVFDTSQRTLAAVVTALTIYNGSVIAEIVRAGIRSLPKGQTEAAVALGMRKNQLMRLVLLPQAVTAMLPALVSQMVVALKDTALGYLILYTELVRSSFQMGAALQNTIPALLVAGVIMIAFNSALTVLATKLEQRLRSRKKGGAVVAADSILTDAAPGVDLTQK, encoded by the coding sequence ATGACCAAACGCGCTTCCGTACTCTTCGACGCGCCGGGCCCCAAAGCGCGGGTCCGCTACCTCATCTACTCGGTCGTGGTGGTCGCCGCCGTGCTCGCGGGCGGCGTGTGGCTGTTCCTGCAGTTCCAGGACAAGGGCCAGTTCACCGCGGACAAGTGGCGGCCGTTCACCGAGAGCGCGATCTGGGAGACCTACCTGCTGCCCGGCATCCAGGGCACGCTGACCGCCGCGGTGCTCTCGATCGTGCTCGCCCTGATCGTCGGCATGATCTTCGGCATCCTGCGGATGTCGGAGCACCGTGCGATGCGTGGTTTCGCGGGCACGCTCGTCGAGGTCGCGCGGTCCATCCCGGTGCTGATCCTGATGATCTTCCTGTACGCGATCTTCTCCGAGTACAAGGTCTTCGACACCAGTCAGCGCACCCTGGCCGCGGTCGTGACGGCACTGACCATCTACAACGGCTCGGTGATCGCGGAGATCGTGCGCGCGGGCATCCGGTCACTGCCCAAGGGGCAGACCGAGGCCGCTGTCGCGCTCGGCATGCGCAAGAACCAGTTGATGCGGCTGGTGCTGCTGCCGCAGGCGGTCACCGCGATGCTGCCCGCGCTGGTCTCGCAAATGGTTGTGGCGCTGAAGGATACGGCGCTGGGCTACCTGATCCTCTACACCGAGCTGGTGCGCTCCAGTTTCCAGATGGGCGCTGCCCTGCAGAACACCATCCCGGCGCTGCTCGTCGCGGGCGTCATCATGATCGCGTTCAACAGCGCGCTCACCGTGCTGGCCACGAAGCTGGAGCAGCGGCTGCGCAGCCGCAAGAAGGGTGGCGCGGTCGTCGCCGCGGACTCCATCCTCACCGATGCGGCTCCGGGCGTGGATCTCACCCAGAAGTAG
- a CDS encoding PASTA domain-containing protein has protein sequence MIEVPDFCGMQALDAWLLGHDLGLLLVGPDPDSPEPLMHGIVTQQKPLPGTTVARWDPVTVWVRRDDSGVREPLRPLPPRRADSAFFDED, from the coding sequence ATGATCGAGGTGCCGGATTTCTGTGGGATGCAAGCGCTGGACGCGTGGCTGCTCGGCCACGATCTGGGGCTGCTGCTCGTCGGTCCGGATCCGGACAGTCCCGAACCGCTGATGCACGGCATCGTGACTCAGCAGAAACCGTTGCCGGGGACCACGGTGGCTCGATGGGATCCGGTGACGGTGTGGGTGCGTCGGGATGACTCCGGAGTGCGCGAGCCGTTGCGGCCGCTCCCGCCGCGGCGGGCGGACAGCGCCTTCTTCGACGAGGACTAG
- the miaB gene encoding tRNA (N6-isopentenyl adenosine(37)-C2)-methylthiotransferase MiaB has protein sequence MDSKGQAVADARSYEVRTFGCQMNVHDSERLSGLLEDAGYVQAAPGATADLVVFNTCAVRENADNKLYGTLGHLAPIKAERPGMQIAVGGCLAQKDRDVVVRKAPWVDVVFGTHNIGSLPVLLERARHNAEAQVEILESLEAFPSTLPAKRESAYAGWVSISVGCNNTCTFCIVPALRGKEVDRRPGDVLAEVQALVDQGVLEVTLLGQNVNSYGVNFVDESEPRDRSAFAKLLRACGSIDGLERVRFTSPHPAEFTDDVIEAMAATPNICPQLHMPLQSGSDRVLKAMRRSYRKSRYLGIIEKVRAAMPHAAITTDIIVGFPGETEEDFQETLDVVRQARFTSAYTFQYSIRPGTPAADMPDQLPKAVVQERYNRLIALQEEVCLEANRELIGTEVELLVAEGAGKKNAATARMSGRARDGRLVHFRPGGTDETIRPGDVIVVDVTEAAPHFLIADSPIKSHRRTRAGNAHERGITPKTEPIGVGLGLPRIGAPVLEPVAAAGCSTGCGS, from the coding sequence GTGGATTCGAAGGGACAGGCAGTAGCCGACGCGCGCAGTTACGAGGTCCGCACCTTCGGCTGCCAGATGAACGTGCACGATTCCGAGCGCTTGTCCGGCCTGCTCGAGGATGCGGGATATGTGCAAGCCGCGCCCGGCGCGACGGCCGACCTCGTCGTCTTCAACACCTGCGCGGTCCGCGAGAACGCCGACAACAAGCTGTACGGCACCCTGGGCCACCTCGCGCCGATCAAAGCCGAAAGGCCCGGCATGCAGATCGCCGTCGGCGGCTGCCTCGCCCAGAAGGACCGCGACGTCGTCGTCCGCAAGGCGCCGTGGGTGGATGTGGTGTTCGGCACGCACAACATCGGTTCGCTGCCGGTGCTGCTGGAACGCGCCCGCCACAATGCCGAAGCCCAGGTCGAGATCCTCGAATCGCTGGAAGCCTTCCCGTCCACGCTGCCCGCCAAGCGCGAATCCGCCTACGCGGGCTGGGTGTCGATCTCGGTGGGCTGCAACAACACCTGCACGTTCTGCATCGTGCCGGCGCTGCGCGGCAAAGAGGTCGACCGGCGTCCCGGTGACGTGCTGGCCGAGGTACAGGCGCTTGTCGATCAGGGTGTGCTCGAGGTGACGTTGCTCGGGCAGAACGTGAACTCCTACGGCGTGAACTTCGTCGACGAATCCGAACCGCGCGACCGGTCCGCGTTCGCGAAATTGCTGCGCGCCTGCGGCAGCATCGACGGCCTCGAACGGGTCCGCTTCACCTCGCCGCATCCGGCCGAATTCACCGACGACGTCATCGAAGCCATGGCCGCGACGCCGAACATCTGCCCGCAGCTGCACATGCCGCTGCAGTCCGGCTCCGATCGCGTGCTCAAGGCGATGCGCCGCTCCTACCGCAAGTCGCGCTACCTCGGGATCATCGAGAAGGTGCGCGCCGCCATGCCGCACGCCGCCATCACCACCGACATCATCGTCGGTTTCCCCGGCGAAACCGAGGAGGACTTCCAGGAAACCCTGGACGTGGTCCGCCAGGCGCGTTTTACCAGCGCGTACACCTTCCAGTACTCGATCCGCCCGGGCACGCCCGCCGCGGACATGCCCGACCAGCTTCCGAAAGCCGTTGTTCAGGAACGCTACAACCGGTTGATCGCGCTGCAGGAGGAAGTCTGCCTGGAGGCGAACCGCGAGCTGATCGGGACCGAGGTGGAGTTGCTCGTCGCCGAGGGCGCGGGCAAGAAGAACGCCGCCACCGCCCGGATGAGTGGGCGGGCTCGCGACGGGCGGCTCGTGCACTTCCGGCCGGGTGGGACGGACGAGACGATCCGTCCGGGTGACGTCATCGTCGTCGATGTCACCGAGGCCGCGCCGCACTTCCTGATCGCCGATTCGCCGATCAAGTCGCATCGCCGGACGCGTGCGGGGAACGCCCACGAACGTGGCATCACCCCGAAGACGGAACCGATCGGCGTAGGGCTAGGGCTGCCCCGCATCGGCGCGCCGGTTCTGGAACCGGTTGCCGCGGCGGGTTGCTCGACCGGCTGCGGTAGCTGA
- the dapF gene encoding diaminopimelate epimerase — translation MEFSKGHGTQNDFVVLPDLDVRLDLTVDRVTALCDRQRGIGADGVLRVARAGALLDAGVLTEIPDGIAADDWFMDYRNADGSIAEMCGNGVRVFAHYLAAKGLETRDRYVVGSRGGARPVIVHAAGPVDGEVTVAMGHVRELGPSTATIAGGAYPGIGIDVGNPHLACVDPNLTAEALTKLDLSVSPGFDPELFPHGVNVEILTPLDADGAVDMRVYERGVGETRSCGTGTVATAAAALVHQGFDIQEDTGQVLVRVPGGQVTVALANGAATLRGPSVLVATGHLAAAWWDSL, via the coding sequence ATCGAGTTCAGCAAGGGACACGGCACCCAGAACGATTTCGTGGTGCTGCCGGACCTTGATGTCCGCCTCGACCTGACCGTCGATCGCGTCACCGCCCTCTGCGACCGGCAGCGCGGCATCGGCGCGGACGGTGTGCTGCGGGTGGCCCGCGCCGGCGCCTTGCTGGACGCGGGCGTGCTCACCGAGATCCCCGACGGTATCGCCGCCGACGACTGGTTCATGGACTACCGCAACGCCGACGGCTCCATCGCCGAGATGTGCGGCAACGGCGTCCGGGTATTCGCCCACTACTTGGCCGCCAAGGGCCTGGAAACCCGCGACCGGTACGTGGTCGGCAGCCGCGGCGGCGCTCGCCCGGTCATCGTGCACGCGGCCGGCCCGGTCGACGGCGAGGTCACCGTCGCCATGGGACACGTCCGCGAACTCGGCCCCTCCACCGCCACCATCGCCGGCGGCGCCTACCCCGGCATCGGCATCGACGTCGGCAACCCGCACCTGGCCTGCGTCGACCCGAACCTGACCGCCGAAGCGCTGACCAAACTCGACCTCTCGGTCTCCCCGGGCTTCGACCCCGAACTCTTCCCGCACGGCGTCAACGTCGAAATCCTCACCCCACTGGACGCCGACGGCGCGGTGGACATGCGCGTCTACGAACGCGGCGTCGGCGAAACCCGTTCCTGCGGAACCGGAACCGTAGCCACCGCAGCCGCCGCACTGGTGCACCAGGGCTTCGACATCCAGGAAGACACCGGCCAGGTACTCGTGCGCGTCCCCGGCGGCCAGGTCACGGTCGCGCTCGCGAACGGCGCGGCCACGCTGCGCGGCCCGTCCGTACTCGTAGCGACCGGTCACCTCGCGGCGGCGTGGTGGGACAGCCTCTGA
- the miaA gene encoding tRNA (adenosine(37)-N6)-dimethylallyltransferase MiaA — translation MTAGITPIAVVGPTATGKSDLGLELAERLGGEIVNIDAMQLYRGMDIGTAKLPVAQRRGIPHHQLDVLDVTEYATVAAYQSAAIADVEAIMARGHVPVIVGGSMMYVQALLDNWEFPATDPEVRARWEAFLAEHGVAAVHEELKKADPAAAATILPTDGRRMVRALEVVELTGRPFAASAPVIGEPRWGTTIIGVDRDTAELDARIELRTALMFDSGLVDEVQGLIGKGLRDGVTARRAIGYAQVLAYLDGEYDLAEARERTLIGTRRYVRRQRSWFRRDPRVRWVDGADPDLVATALAVLETPESFSTTTSLAAPAGRGPRAADRLDPTERTVQ, via the coding sequence GTGACAGCCGGGATCACGCCGATCGCGGTGGTCGGGCCGACCGCCACCGGCAAGTCCGATCTGGGCCTGGAGCTGGCGGAGCGGTTGGGTGGGGAGATCGTCAACATCGATGCGATGCAGCTCTACCGCGGCATGGACATCGGAACCGCGAAACTTCCTGTGGCGCAACGGCGGGGGATTCCGCACCATCAACTCGATGTGCTGGACGTGACCGAATACGCGACCGTCGCCGCCTACCAGTCCGCCGCGATCGCCGACGTCGAGGCGATCATGGCGCGCGGTCATGTCCCGGTGATCGTCGGCGGCTCGATGATGTATGTCCAAGCGCTACTGGACAATTGGGAGTTCCCGGCGACCGACCCGGAGGTCCGGGCGCGCTGGGAGGCGTTCCTGGCCGAACACGGCGTCGCCGCGGTGCACGAGGAGCTGAAGAAGGCCGATCCCGCTGCCGCCGCGACGATTCTGCCCACCGACGGCCGCCGCATGGTGCGCGCCCTCGAGGTGGTCGAACTCACCGGCCGGCCGTTCGCGGCGTCGGCCCCTGTCATCGGCGAACCCCGTTGGGGGACAACGATCATCGGCGTGGACCGCGACACGGCCGAACTCGACGCCCGGATCGAACTGCGCACCGCGCTGATGTTCGACTCCGGCCTCGTCGATGAGGTCCAAGGTCTGATCGGCAAGGGTCTGCGCGACGGTGTCACCGCACGCCGCGCCATCGGCTACGCCCAGGTCCTGGCCTACCTGGACGGCGAATACGACCTGGCCGAGGCGCGGGAGCGCACCCTGATCGGCACCCGGCGTTACGTCCGGCGGCAACGCTCCTGGTTCCGCCGGGATCCGCGGGTGCGCTGGGTGGACGGCGCCGATCCGGATCTGGTCGCGACCGCGCTCGCCGTCCTGGAAACGCCCGAATCATTCAGTACGACAACATCTCTCGCCGCCCCGGCTGGACGTGGCCCGCGCGCCGCCGACCGGCTCGACCCGACGGAACGGACAGTGCAGTGA